Proteins from one Gimesia maris genomic window:
- the ctaD gene encoding cytochrome c oxidase subunit I has protein sequence MDSEPANLISEQDLDSAEYRRQSAARLLKAWETPRGWRYWSAVNNSEVGMWYTVASFCFFLFGGVLALLMRIQLAVPGNTFLTADQYNQIFTMHGSVMMFLFAVPIFEAFSIMILPEMLGARDLPFPRLSAYGFYSFVIGGIFVCGSLFFDAAPKGGWFMYPPLTSSFQDDIGADIWLLGLTFIEIASIAAAIELIVGVLKCRPPGMRINLIPLYCWYILVVAGMILFAFPPLIAGDILLEMERAFDWPFFDPQRGGDPLLWQHLFWIFGHPEVYIVFLPSVALMAMMVPTFAKTPMVGYSWVVLSAVGTGFLSFGLWVHHMFTTGLPGISIGIFSAASQAVAIPTGVQLFCFLATFTAGTVKRSVCLHFIFAGLATFIIGGLTGVMVAVAPFDFQAHDTFFIVGHLHYVLIGGTIFPIMAGFYYFFPLVKGKQLSERIGRIVFWLVLIGFNITFFPMHITGLLGMPRRVFTYPADMGFDTLNLISSLGSMILAAGFVLFLYDVVRPRTKQPLSERNPWQAGTLEWLAQMPDQPWGVRTIPIIESRYPLWEQPNFVRDVDEGRFYLPDAVEGKRETLVTTVIDAEPLQCLRVGGPTFLTFFAALFTGGFFIFATYHWWLAAIVSGLIAIGVMLTWVWTGTAEIPEKERKDVGLGLSLPLYISGPNAVGWWAMFITMTADITAFVSLVFGYFFYWTIHEDFPPQPLQGPGVFWPVTGMVLLLIAYGLTLLSRYWNRSGQVSAFYLSLTLAAVVSLAGACALLAGPWLTGLDPTTHVYPAIVWVLTGWTVLHVILGVIMQLYCLARRAAGKMTNQWDADIVNVSLYWHFLALTVVMTVGVIAGFPSVS, from the coding sequence ATGGATTCTGAACCCGCCAATCTGATTTCAGAGCAGGATCTTGATTCTGCAGAATACCGTCGACAGTCCGCAGCGCGGTTGTTGAAGGCCTGGGAAACTCCGCGCGGCTGGCGCTACTGGTCGGCAGTCAACAATTCTGAAGTGGGCATGTGGTATACCGTCGCTTCGTTCTGTTTTTTTCTGTTCGGTGGAGTGCTGGCACTGCTGATGCGCATTCAACTTGCTGTGCCAGGAAACACGTTTTTAACCGCTGATCAGTACAATCAGATTTTCACGATGCATGGTTCGGTGATGATGTTTCTGTTTGCCGTCCCCATTTTTGAAGCATTTTCAATCATGATTCTTCCCGAAATGCTGGGAGCCCGTGATCTGCCGTTTCCTCGTTTGTCAGCATACGGCTTCTACAGCTTCGTGATCGGTGGAATCTTCGTCTGTGGTTCATTGTTTTTTGATGCGGCTCCCAAAGGGGGCTGGTTCATGTATCCTCCTCTGACGAGTTCCTTTCAAGATGATATCGGCGCTGATATCTGGTTGCTGGGATTAACGTTTATTGAAATTGCCTCGATTGCAGCTGCGATTGAATTGATTGTCGGCGTCCTCAAGTGTCGTCCGCCCGGCATGCGAATCAATCTGATTCCCCTGTATTGCTGGTACATCCTGGTGGTTGCGGGAATGATTCTGTTTGCTTTTCCGCCATTGATCGCAGGTGACATTCTGCTGGAGATGGAACGTGCCTTTGACTGGCCCTTCTTTGATCCCCAGCGAGGCGGAGATCCGCTGTTGTGGCAGCATCTGTTCTGGATCTTTGGTCATCCGGAAGTTTACATTGTATTCCTGCCTTCAGTGGCCCTGATGGCGATGATGGTGCCGACGTTTGCCAAAACCCCGATGGTCGGCTACAGCTGGGTGGTCCTGTCTGCAGTGGGGACCGGATTTCTGAGTTTCGGGTTATGGGTCCATCATATGTTTACCACCGGTCTGCCCGGCATCTCCATCGGCATTTTTTCAGCCGCTTCGCAGGCAGTGGCAATCCCGACCGGAGTGCAACTCTTCTGTTTCCTGGCAACATTTACAGCAGGAACTGTAAAACGGTCTGTTTGCCTGCATTTCATTTTTGCCGGTCTCGCGACGTTCATCATCGGGGGTTTAACGGGAGTGATGGTGGCGGTGGCGCCATTTGATTTTCAGGCACATGACACTTTCTTTATCGTCGGTCATTTGCATTACGTCTTGATCGGCGGAACCATCTTTCCGATCATGGCAGGCTTTTACTATTTCTTCCCGCTGGTTAAAGGTAAACAGCTTTCGGAACGGATCGGCAGGATTGTTTTCTGGCTCGTATTGATCGGATTCAACATCACATTTTTTCCGATGCATATTACCGGCTTGCTGGGAATGCCGCGCCGGGTTTTTACATATCCCGCTGACATGGGTTTTGATACGTTGAACCTGATCTCCAGCCTGGGGTCGATGATTCTCGCTGCCGGTTTCGTGCTCTTTTTATATGATGTGGTTCGGCCACGAACAAAACAGCCGCTTTCTGAACGGAATCCATGGCAGGCGGGCACACTGGAGTGGCTGGCGCAAATGCCGGATCAGCCCTGGGGTGTGCGTACGATTCCCATCATCGAGAGCCGTTATCCGTTATGGGAACAACCCAACTTTGTGCGTGATGTAGATGAAGGCCGGTTTTATCTGCCCGATGCGGTGGAAGGGAAACGGGAGACGCTGGTCACGACGGTAATCGACGCAGAGCCCCTGCAATGCCTGCGGGTAGGAGGCCCGACCTTTCTTACATTTTTTGCCGCGTTATTTACGGGGGGATTCTTTATTTTCGCGACCTATCACTGGTGGCTGGCTGCGATCGTCAGCGGGTTGATTGCGATTGGCGTCATGCTAACCTGGGTCTGGACCGGGACTGCTGAAATACCTGAAAAAGAGAGGAAGGATGTGGGGCTGGGACTTTCGCTGCCTTTGTATATCTCCGGTCCCAATGCAGTCGGCTGGTGGGCCATGTTTATCACGATGACTGCTGACATCACCGCATTCGTTTCACTGGTATTTGGATACTTTTTCTACTGGACGATTCACGAAGATTTTCCTCCCCAGCCACTGCAGGGACCCGGAGTATTCTGGCCGGTAACGGGAATGGTATTGCTGTTGATTGCGTATGGACTGACGTTGCTCTCCCGCTACTGGAATCGTTCGGGGCAGGTCAGCGCCTTCTATCTTTCGCTCACGCTGGCAGCAGTTGTTTCACTGGCAGGTGCCTGTGCACTGCTGGCTGGTCCCTGGTTGACGGGGCTTGACCCCACGACACATGTCTACCCGGCAATCGTCTGGGTGTTGACGGGCTGGACAGTATTGCATGTGATTCTGGGCGTCATCATGCAACTGTACTGTCTGGCGAGAAGGGCGGCAGGGAAAATGACGAACCAATGGGACGCGGATATTGTGAATGTCTCACTGTACTGGCATTTTCTGGCTTTGACCGTGGTCATGACTGTCGGCGTAATCGCCGGCTTTCCCAGTGTATCATGA
- a CDS encoding cytochrome c oxidase assembly protein, producing the protein MAHSTSAYRKVQVWLFLLGLLSLAVAWSGPLPELAHHAFFAHMTMHMLVVAVAAPLLSLAIAGSRFDPVIKYPVFFAPIPASVAELIIVWAWHAPGLHHLARMTSWGLVAEQGSFLLAGIAVWISAFGGTSPRSRSRSAAGVIGLLLTSMHMTLLGALLALAPRSVYAHHQGFSTMSALQDQHLGGAIMLVVGGIVYLSGGLWLTVDLLWLKSQRKELSS; encoded by the coding sequence ATGGCTCATTCTACTTCAGCTTATAGAAAAGTGCAGGTCTGGCTGTTTCTGCTGGGGTTGCTTAGCCTGGCGGTTGCCTGGTCGGGCCCTCTCCCTGAACTGGCGCATCATGCATTTTTTGCGCACATGACAATGCATATGCTGGTTGTGGCTGTAGCAGCTCCTTTACTCAGCCTGGCAATCGCCGGAAGTCGTTTTGATCCTGTCATTAAGTACCCCGTCTTCTTCGCACCGATACCGGCGTCCGTAGCGGAACTGATTATTGTCTGGGCGTGGCATGCACCGGGCTTGCATCACCTGGCCCGGATGACTTCCTGGGGGCTTGTGGCTGAACAGGGATCGTTCCTGCTGGCGGGGATCGCGGTCTGGATATCTGCCTTCGGCGGGACGAGTCCCCGCAGTCGTAGTCGTAGTGCCGCGGGAGTGATCGGGCTGCTGTTAACCTCCATGCATATGACTCTCCTGGGGGCTTTGCTGGCGCTGGCACCACGCTCGGTCTATGCGCACCATCAAGGCTTTTCAACCATGTCAGCGCTGCAGGATCAGCATCTGGGAGGAGCGATCATGCTGGTGGTGGGAGGCATTGTTTACCTTTCTGGAGGTCTCTGGCTTACGGTGGATTTGTTATGGCTTAAAAGTCAGCGAAAGGAGTTGTCATCATGA
- a CDS encoding c-type cytochrome, with protein MKRPWKIMTGLILVIGIVGILVVVSGVIPVKASSGHWEITKWFLNFTKERSVATHSTGIKVPDLDDQALIVKGAGHYEAGCRMCHGKPDGMRPRMVSLMTPQPPNLKNIVPEREPQELFYVVKHGIKMTGMPAWPELKRDDEIWPVVAFLLKYPELDFNEYDELVWGKHQKQSGQSIDSAEGTSLPVPHLVIEVCAGCHGVDGQGRGLGVFPRLAGQNEAYLLVSLEAYHQDKRMSGTMEELASRMHQQEIEEVSRYYSRLKPFLSNESQGRDKTNNRDAQEEDASFERGAQIAAEGIAGQDVPACADCHPATRKPFKNAYPALMGQYQAYLELQIRLFQNRSRGGSQSANLMHAAVDGLKPDQIRDVSFYYSELPER; from the coding sequence ATGAAACGACCCTGGAAAATCATGACTGGTCTGATCCTGGTGATTGGCATTGTTGGGATTCTTGTCGTAGTCAGTGGCGTCATTCCCGTAAAAGCCAGTTCAGGACACTGGGAAATCACGAAGTGGTTTCTGAATTTTACCAAAGAACGGTCTGTTGCGACGCATAGCACCGGAATCAAAGTTCCGGACCTTGATGATCAGGCGCTGATCGTCAAGGGGGCAGGACATTACGAAGCAGGCTGTCGAATGTGTCACGGAAAACCAGATGGTATGCGTCCGCGGATGGTATCTCTGATGACTCCTCAGCCTCCGAATTTAAAAAACATCGTCCCGGAACGGGAGCCACAGGAACTTTTCTATGTGGTGAAGCACGGGATTAAGATGACCGGAATGCCAGCCTGGCCGGAGTTAAAGCGTGATGATGAAATCTGGCCTGTTGTTGCATTTCTGTTGAAATATCCTGAATTGGATTTCAATGAATATGATGAACTGGTCTGGGGGAAACATCAAAAACAGAGTGGTCAATCGATCGATTCGGCCGAGGGAACATCGTTACCGGTGCCTCATCTGGTAATCGAAGTCTGCGCCGGCTGCCATGGTGTAGACGGACAGGGGAGGGGACTCGGCGTATTTCCGAGACTGGCAGGTCAGAATGAGGCTTATTTACTGGTTTCTCTGGAAGCCTATCATCAGGACAAACGGATGAGCGGTACGATGGAGGAACTTGCCAGCAGAATGCATCAGCAAGAGATTGAGGAGGTTTCACGCTATTATTCTCGGCTGAAACCATTCCTTTCAAATGAAAGTCAGGGTAGAGATAAAACGAATAACCGTGACGCTCAAGAAGAAGACGCATCGTTTGAACGCGGCGCCCAGATCGCGGCGGAAGGAATTGCAGGCCAGGACGTCCCCGCCTGTGCAGACTGTCATCCTGCGACACGAAAGCCTTTCAAAAATGCTTATCCGGCACTGATGGGACAGTATCAGGCTTATCTGGAACTGCAGATCAGACTCTTTCAGAACCGCAGTCGTGGTGGGTCTCAGTCTGCCAATCTGATGCACGCGGCCGTCGATGGATTGAAGCCGGATCAGATTCGCGATGTCAGCTTTTACTACTCTGAGCTACCAGAGAGATAA
- a CDS encoding SDR family oxidoreductase, producing MPRQQPAPEFPQQGLEKPGIEEAMDPQPHFEAPDYRAADKLEGKVALITGGDSGIGRSVATLFAREGASLALVCLEEEQQDAEAIRNYIQETVGSDQVLLICGDVTDASFCKSAVEQTVTEYGHLDILVNNAAYQQHQDGIDDISEEQWDHTFKTNIYGYFHMVQAALKHMKEGANIINTGSITGLEGSGRLLDYSATKGAIHAFTKSLAQNLVDRKIRVNCVAPGPVWTPLNPAERSEDEVKDFGSGTPYGRPAQPEEIAPAYVYFASNADSSYVTGEVLTILGGATRAG from the coding sequence ATGCCCCGCCAACAACCTGCTCCGGAATTTCCACAACAGGGACTGGAAAAACCAGGAATTGAAGAAGCGATGGATCCACAACCTCATTTTGAGGCTCCCGATTATCGAGCTGCGGATAAGCTGGAGGGTAAGGTGGCTCTGATCACAGGTGGAGATTCTGGAATCGGACGTTCTGTCGCAACGCTGTTTGCCCGCGAAGGCGCCAGTCTAGCGCTGGTCTGTCTGGAAGAGGAGCAGCAGGACGCGGAAGCCATTCGCAACTATATTCAAGAGACTGTCGGCAGCGATCAGGTTCTGCTGATTTGCGGCGATGTCACTGATGCCTCCTTCTGCAAGTCTGCGGTGGAGCAAACGGTTACTGAGTATGGTCACCTGGATATTCTTGTGAATAATGCCGCCTATCAGCAGCACCAGGATGGGATAGATGACATCAGTGAAGAACAGTGGGACCATACTTTCAAGACGAATATTTATGGATACTTTCACATGGTGCAGGCTGCCTTGAAACATATGAAAGAGGGGGCGAATATTATCAATACCGGTTCGATTACCGGCCTCGAGGGCAGTGGTCGCCTGCTGGATTATTCAGCAACCAAAGGGGCCATTCATGCTTTTACCAAGTCCCTGGCCCAGAACCTGGTGGACCGGAAAATTCGAGTGAACTGTGTCGCCCCGGGTCCGGTCTGGACGCCTCTGAACCCCGCGGAACGTTCCGAGGATGAGGTAAAGGACTTCGGTAGTGGTACGCCTTATGGGCGGCCCGCGCAGCCGGAAGAAATTGCGCCAGCTTATGTGTATTTCGCTTCCAATGCGGATTCCAGCTATGTCACCGGGGAAGTTCTGACCATCCTGGGAGGAGCGACACGGGCCGGCTGA
- a CDS encoding DUF7218 family protein, which translates to MVKSHGPTIKDDAQYQTLREKGMSKEKAARIANSDRQTTGKRGGKAGKYEDWTKEELYDKAKEVGIEGRSKMDKKELIYALRNH; encoded by the coding sequence ATGGTTAAAAGTCATGGTCCCACTATCAAAGATGATGCCCAATATCAGACACTGCGTGAAAAAGGGATGAGTAAGGAAAAGGCGGCACGCATTGCGAATTCTGACCGTCAGACAACAGGAAAACGCGGAGGTAAAGCAGGCAAATACGAAGACTGGACGAAAGAAGAGCTTTATGATAAAGCAAAAGAAGTGGGTATTGAGGGGCGTTCAAAAATGGACAAAAAAGAATTGATTTATGCTCTCAGAAATCACTGA
- a CDS encoding SDR family NAD(P)-dependent oxidoreductase, with translation MNSNIKQPLVLATAGLGLALAGRALYRRMNRLNLAGRTVLITGGSRGLGLVLARQFAAEGANLILCGRNKDKLLQAGKELFEKGANVSCVTCDVTQPEQVQDMVTQIEQHFSSIDVVVNNAGIIQVGPMESMERQDYQETMQTHFYGPLHVIEAVLPGMRKRGAGRIVNISSVGGRISVPHMLPYSASKFALVGYSLGLRSELAKEGIGVVTVCPGMMRTGSPQNAYFKGQHEAEYALFKISDSLPLISMSSERAARQILKACQYNDGFLVLGLHIKLAEKLYALCPGLMADALGVVNRLLPAAGPAGSIKKQGSESQSRWSESWLTELTQKAAERNNEL, from the coding sequence ATGAATTCGAATATTAAGCAACCACTTGTATTAGCAACAGCCGGGCTTGGACTGGCTCTCGCAGGCCGGGCTTTATATCGACGCATGAACCGCCTCAACCTGGCTGGCCGCACCGTATTGATCACGGGGGGCTCCCGCGGACTGGGACTCGTACTGGCACGTCAGTTTGCTGCAGAAGGGGCCAATTTGATTTTATGTGGTCGCAACAAAGACAAACTTCTGCAGGCAGGAAAAGAATTATTTGAAAAAGGCGCCAACGTCAGTTGTGTCACCTGTGATGTCACTCAACCAGAACAGGTTCAAGACATGGTCACACAGATTGAACAACATTTCAGCAGTATTGATGTCGTTGTGAATAACGCCGGCATCATACAGGTCGGTCCCATGGAATCCATGGAAAGACAAGACTACCAGGAAACAATGCAAACCCATTTTTATGGACCGCTGCATGTGATTGAAGCAGTTCTACCCGGAATGCGGAAACGAGGTGCAGGACGCATAGTCAATATCTCCTCAGTCGGTGGTCGCATCAGTGTGCCTCACATGCTGCCTTACAGTGCCAGCAAATTCGCGCTGGTCGGCTATTCACTGGGACTGCGGAGTGAACTGGCAAAAGAAGGAATCGGCGTGGTAACTGTCTGTCCGGGCATGATGCGAACGGGCAGTCCCCAAAACGCCTACTTTAAAGGTCAACATGAAGCGGAATATGCATTGTTTAAAATCAGTGATTCCCTGCCTCTGATCTCCATGAGTTCTGAAAGAGCAGCCAGGCAGATTCTCAAGGCCTGTCAATACAATGACGGATTTCTTGTTCTGGGCCTGCATATCAAGCTGGCAGAAAAACTGTACGCTCTCTGTCCCGGCCTGATGGCTGATGCGCTGGGCGTAGTCAATCGACTCCTGCCTGCAGCGGGTCCCGCTGGCTCTATCAAAAAACAGGGATCAGAAAGTCAGTCGAGATGGTCTGAGTCCTGGTTAACGGAATTAACTCAGAAAGCGGCTGAACGTAACAACGAACTCTGA
- a CDS encoding zinc-dependent alcohol dehydrogenase codes for MRAVSWHGKEDIRVETFPDPQIVNPRDAIVKVSLTAICGSDLHLYTGRIPTMQTGDILGHEFMGEVVAVGHEVTNLKIGDRVVVPFTIACGGCYFCKHDLWSLCDNSNPNAWMVEKLYGHSPSGLFGYSHMLGGYAGGQAEYVRVPFADVGPITVPEGLSDEQVLFLSDIFPTGYMAAENCQIREGDTVAVWGCGPVGLFAIWSAYKLGAGKVIAIDRFPERLKLAREYCKAKTLNYEEVDVFTMLQELTGGRGPDSCIDAVGSEAHGTTLDAWYDLAAEKLMLETDRGHVLRQVIHSCRKGGTISIPGVYGGFLDKVPIGAAFGKGLQLRMGQTHVHRYLPRLLEFIREGELDPSFLITHRSSLEQAADMYRIFEQKQDECIKVVLQT; via the coding sequence ATGAGAGCTGTTTCCTGGCATGGTAAAGAAGACATTCGTGTGGAAACGTTTCCCGATCCCCAGATTGTCAATCCCCGTGACGCGATTGTGAAAGTAAGCCTCACCGCCATTTGCGGATCTGATCTGCATCTTTATACAGGACGAATCCCCACCATGCAGACCGGAGATATTCTCGGTCATGAGTTTATGGGAGAAGTCGTCGCCGTGGGTCACGAAGTGACGAATCTAAAGATCGGTGATCGTGTGGTGGTTCCATTCACCATTGCCTGTGGTGGCTGCTATTTTTGCAAACACGATCTCTGGTCTCTCTGCGACAATTCAAATCCCAATGCGTGGATGGTGGAAAAGCTATACGGTCATTCCCCCTCCGGACTGTTCGGGTACTCGCATATGCTGGGAGGCTATGCCGGCGGACAGGCAGAATATGTGCGCGTGCCCTTCGCCGACGTCGGGCCGATAACTGTTCCTGAAGGACTCTCCGATGAACAGGTTCTGTTCCTCTCCGATATTTTTCCTACCGGGTATATGGCCGCTGAAAACTGTCAGATCAGAGAAGGTGACACTGTCGCAGTCTGGGGTTGTGGTCCTGTGGGACTGTTTGCCATCTGGAGCGCCTATAAATTAGGGGCCGGAAAGGTGATTGCCATTGATCGCTTCCCCGAACGCTTGAAACTGGCCCGGGAATATTGCAAAGCCAAAACACTCAATTACGAAGAAGTAGACGTGTTTACCATGCTCCAGGAATTAACGGGAGGACGCGGACCGGATTCCTGTATTGACGCAGTTGGCAGTGAAGCACACGGCACCACTCTTGATGCATGGTATGATCTGGCTGCCGAGAAACTGATGCTGGAAACAGATCGCGGGCATGTCTTGCGCCAGGTTATTCATAGCTGTCGCAAAGGAGGCACCATTTCTATCCCCGGCGTTTATGGAGGCTTTCTGGACAAAGTTCCCATTGGTGCCGCGTTTGGAAAAGGACTGCAGCTGCGGATGGGTCAGACACACGTGCATCGTTATTTACCACGATTGCTGGAATTTATTCGTGAAGGCGAACTCGACCCTTCGTTTCTGATTACACACCGCAGTTCCCTCGAACAGGCTGCAGACATGTATCGGATTTTTGAACAGAAGCAGGACGAGTGTATTAAGGTAGTATTACAGACATGA
- a CDS encoding SRPBCC family protein, with protein sequence MKTGLFNSTCASGTSKEQCSLSQNVANSERVLSLVGGGSLLLMGLKRGSVAGLLGIAAGASLLYRGWTGHCHLYEGLGINTADPHRGRPGVPAQQGSRVNCALHVNRDRQELYDFWRHLENLPQIMQHLQSVTVIDDKRSKWIARAPFDKTLEWEAEIITDKPGEVIAWQSLPGSQVETAGSVHFKDSSTGDGTELAISIKYNPPGGRIVTQIAHLLGQDLQAELNQDLREFKQLLEAGEIATNAIAPEAGQTHKPDMTSLKVEKT encoded by the coding sequence ATGAAAACGGGATTATTTAACTCGACTTGTGCTTCAGGTACATCGAAAGAACAGTGTTCGCTTTCTCAGAACGTTGCCAACAGTGAGCGTGTGCTTTCGTTAGTGGGAGGGGGAAGTCTTCTTTTGATGGGACTGAAGCGGGGGTCCGTCGCAGGTTTACTGGGAATCGCCGCGGGAGCCTCACTGCTATACCGCGGGTGGACGGGACATTGTCACCTGTACGAAGGACTGGGAATCAACACGGCAGACCCGCATCGCGGCCGCCCCGGCGTCCCGGCACAGCAGGGTAGCCGTGTGAACTGCGCCTTGCACGTCAATCGCGACCGTCAGGAATTATACGATTTCTGGCGTCATCTGGAAAACCTTCCCCAAATCATGCAGCATCTGCAGTCTGTGACTGTCATTGACGACAAACGTTCTAAATGGATCGCCCGCGCTCCTTTTGATAAAACACTGGAGTGGGAAGCCGAGATAATCACCGACAAACCCGGAGAAGTGATTGCCTGGCAATCATTGCCCGGCTCTCAGGTGGAGACCGCCGGTTCCGTTCATTTTAAAGACTCGTCTACCGGTGACGGCACTGAACTCGCTATTTCGATCAAATATAATCCCCCCGGCGGTCGTATCGTCACCCAGATCGCACACCTGCTGGGTCAGGATCTTCAGGCAGAATTGAATCAGGATCTGAGAGAGTTTAAACAACTCCTGGAGGCGGGCGAGATTGCGACGAATGCCATTGCCCCGGAAGCAGGTCAGACCCACAAGCCTGATATGACCAGTCTCAAGGTTGAAAAAACATAA
- a CDS encoding glycosyltransferase family 4 protein, with the protein MRIAQVSPLIESVPPQTYGGIERVVSNLTESLVKEGHDVTLFASGDSKTTADLYAVVEQSLRLSQTPRDPEIAQIIQLEKLIQMRDRFDIIHFHIETIHFPLVRHLDIPHVTTLHSRLDRPDVISLYQEFQEVPVVSISAAQRRFIPDANWVSTVYNGIPVNENFNDSPGDYLLFLGRFCPDKGPEEAIDIALKSNFRLKMAAKVDASDKAYFESRIAPLLEHPLIEYLGEVGEPEKSELICGARALLFPIKWPEPFGLVMTEAMACGTPVIAFMEGSVPEVVKPGVSGFIVETVQEAVAAVSKISQLDRRLCRKYFENRFTCQHMAKGYLQTYQNVLTEWKRKVNPGHRAMKNQEHSSTATQPVISKGIAFQK; encoded by the coding sequence ATGCGGATCGCCCAGGTTTCACCATTGATTGAAAGCGTTCCTCCCCAGACCTATGGGGGAATTGAAAGAGTCGTTTCGAATCTTACAGAATCACTTGTTAAGGAAGGGCATGACGTTACATTATTTGCATCAGGCGATTCAAAAACGACCGCCGATCTGTATGCGGTGGTAGAGCAATCGTTGCGTTTATCTCAGACTCCGCGAGACCCTGAGATCGCTCAGATCATACAGCTGGAAAAGTTGATCCAGATGCGTGATCGCTTTGACATCATCCATTTTCATATTGAAACGATTCATTTTCCACTGGTGCGTCATCTTGACATCCCGCATGTGACCACACTGCATTCCCGCTTAGACCGACCGGATGTCATCTCCCTGTATCAGGAATTTCAAGAAGTGCCTGTCGTTTCCATCTCGGCTGCGCAACGACGGTTTATTCCTGATGCCAACTGGGTCTCGACAGTGTATAATGGAATCCCCGTCAATGAGAATTTCAATGACAGCCCCGGAGATTACCTGCTGTTTTTGGGAAGATTCTGTCCCGATAAAGGTCCGGAAGAAGCGATTGACATCGCTTTGAAATCCAACTTCCGGCTGAAGATGGCAGCGAAGGTGGATGCGTCTGATAAAGCCTATTTCGAATCCCGGATTGCGCCATTGCTGGAGCATCCCCTGATTGAATATCTGGGAGAAGTTGGTGAGCCCGAAAAATCCGAACTGATATGTGGAGCCCGTGCCTTGTTGTTTCCCATCAAATGGCCAGAACCGTTCGGTCTGGTCATGACAGAAGCGATGGCCTGTGGAACTCCTGTGATTGCTTTTATGGAAGGTTCTGTTCCGGAAGTCGTCAAACCAGGAGTGAGCGGTTTTATTGTGGAGACGGTACAGGAAGCGGTGGCAGCGGTTTCAAAGATCAGCCAACTGGATCGACGGCTTTGCCGAAAATATTTTGAAAACCGTTTTACCTGCCAGCACATGGCTAAAGGCTACCTGCAAACTTATCAAAACGTACTCACTGAGTGGAAAAGAAAAGTGAATCCCGGCCACCGCGCTATGAAAAATCAGGAGCATTCTTCGACAGCAACACAGCCTGTAATTTCAAAGGGAATTGCTTTTCAAAAGTGA